TTGTAAAGATAATCGGCTACATACCTTACATCTTCTGCCTGTGATTCACTATACTCTGTTATCTTGGAAAGTATCGGTAGTGCAAGCACCTTACGGCACATCTCAATGGCAGTTTCATCGTCAGGCCGCATCTCCATCTTACCAGCCAACGCCAGCATCTCCGGATTTTCACCAAAGGCTGTAATGACATCCGAAAAATCCTTGGATACATTAAACAGGCGCCCATCTTTACGTTTATACATCGTGCTATTCTGATGGCCGATGCTTACCACAACATACCCCATGCTTGCCAAGTCTGTACAGAATACTGTACCCCATTCTGGAGAACCGCCTCCACCGCACACATAGAATAACACTGGATAGCGCTTTTCCTTCACGGAAAGAGCAAGGTCGTCGTAACACTGGGTCTTGATATCTATAGAGAAAACATTTTTCAACGCAGTGACAAGTGGCTGCTCATTAAACATCTCGTAGACTTCAGGAAACATGTACTTGGATGTAGTCTTACCTTCGCTACTGTCGGACGGATAGTACACAAAAGCGGTCAGTTCTCTTTTGGAGTCATCTGATGCCGTGTACTCAAAATCTATCTGGGTTCGACCGACAGTATAGCCGCCAATTGGTTCTGGAAATACGTCATAGGTTTTCATTTTCTTTCCCCCTTGAGATCGCTAACCATTTCAGAATATTTATGATCTTCAAGCAGCCCATGGCCCATAAATTCAGCAAAGTATTTGCTGATCTTATGTTGCAGCTTAGAGTCCTTAATATCGAATTCCCTAAAAAACAAGATTAAATTAAGCTGCATTGACTCAAACATAAAAGAAATCAGGTCGTCGTCAACATCCGGTCGGAGATATCCATCAACCCTCATTCGGCGTAAAATGTCCTTGATCATGGGGAATGACTCGCCCTTTAACACATTCACATATACTTTCAGCAAAATGTCCTCAGGAATATATGAAAATGTTTTAGTGAGTTTTATTTCCAACTCATTTAGTGGCTCGGTCACCATACCATTAACGTTACCAAATAAACCAGTAAGGAAATAGCTGTAAAGGGAATCTTCATTACTGTTATTAAAATATGCAGCTCTTTTCTGAGTCACATTACGTATTAAGTGACAATAAAGGTCATCTTTGTCTTCAAAATACCGATAAAATGTTCCGGGGTGCATGGACAAACTATCCAAAACCATCTTCATAGTTATATCCTCGTAAAGATTATCAACAAAAAGATGCATAGCGCTATTAGATATTTCCTCGCGCCTTGCTTCGTCTAAACGAAAGAAAGTATTTTTTGGCATAGACTACTCCTTAATGTATAGTGTGAACTGATTCACACTATACCGATAATATATTCACAAGTCAAGTCGTATTAAAATAGAGTGTTCACTCCATTCTCGCTATCATTCAGGCTGACCGGGAACAGCTTGAAACAGAATTTGGTCCTGATAACAAAAAAAGCCGCTAAAATAGCGACTTTTAATGGTACTATGTTTTTGTTCTTGGCTTCATTACAACCCGAGATCATCAGCGAGTCCTTCAACACCTGTGAAGATGGAATCCCCGTAACCCCAGAAGTTGTTGAAATCAATAATGTAGATTTTTTTATTTTTAACTGCGTTAATGTTTTGTACCTGCTTGTTGGCAAGCAGCTTTTCAATCGTCTGTTCAGGATCAATACCACCTGCATACCTCGAAATAATCATCGCATCCGGATTAATCTCGATTAGCTTCTCCAGACTGAGTGTGCCGGTTTCATTAATCAGCATATTATGCATATTGATTAATGACATTGCACTTTCAATAAACGTATCACCATTTCCGTTGTAAATGCCAATGGTTCCATCTCCATTATCCGAAAAAGATGCATAGTTGATGGTTTCAGCGCTAGCTCGGGCCGACAAAGCATTCTCGCGTGCTTTAAGCGTCTCAATATATGCCGCTGCATTCGCTTGTACGTTGAATATTTCACCTAATTCAGTAATATCCTGATACAGACTATCTAACGATGCATCAGGAACACTGGTGCTTTGTACGTACGTTTTAATCCCCATATCATTCAAGCTGCTTACTGTACCAACACCCCAATCCGCATCCTCAAACAATCCACCACGCCCTACAACCAAGTCAGGCGAAGCGCCTATTGTCACTTCCTTACCTACATAACCTTCAGCCAGCACAGGAATTTGTTTAAACTCATCAGCAATATCGTCAGGTACACTACCAAACAACGCAGCTACACCTACAAGTTTGTCTGTCAAACCAAGACGAATCATCAGCTCTGCTGCACCTTGGGTATTGGCAACTACTCGTTCAGGTGCCTTGTCAAACGTTTGATCCTTCTTCACCCATGTGCCGTTCTGTGTTGTATAATTTGAAACGGTTACCGGGTAAGTTGTTTCAGCAGGTGCTGAAGCGTCTGCGTCGGTTTGTTCCCCATTTGTTGCATCATTCGTGGCGTTGCTCTCCGCAGCTTGCTGTGAGCTTCCATTTGCATCTTCGCTGCCACCATTGTTGCTTGAACACGCTGCGAGCACCAGAATCATTGCAGTAATCAAACAAAGAAACATCCCTTTTTTAACGGATACCAACATGTAAATAATCTCTCCCTTTTCAATTCTCTCTTGTCTTTTAGACCCATATGTAAAATAACTATTGTCAGTATACAGTAAATGTCGAAGTGTGTAAATGAGAACAATAATCAATATCATTCGTCTGATGAATTAAAAGAGACCAAGTTCATCTCCTTTGTACGGGATTGAACTTGGTTCATCTTTTACTTAACTATTTATTACGTGCCTGGTTAACCTTGGCGATAAGTTCATTAATAATTTCATCAGGTGACCGCTCATTCATCCATTGTTGACCGAACATTTGGAATACTTTGATCATCGGGAAATCTGCCCAGAATCCTACAAACTCCTCGTTAAGATATACCTTGTCCGTAACGTGCTCGTTCATTTCATTCAGGCAATGCTCCAATTCCTTTTTCGCTGCAGGATCACTCATCCACTCACTGAGCAGACTGAATTTGTGGAACGTGATTTCTTCCTTACCAAAGTCACAATGCAGACGTTCCGTAATTCGGAGATCTTTGGACGAGCTGCCAAGTGAAATTTGGAAAAACCCGGTCTCTGCCACCCAACGGTTATACTTGGTGTTGTAATATGAGAAATCTCTCTCTTCCAGTTCAAAAGTTATCTTGCGTTTTTCACCCGACTCCAGTTCAACTTTGGCAAAAGCTTTCAATTCTTTCTCTGGACGGGTCCATGTGCACTCTTCATCGTGAACATACAGTTGAACTACTTCTTTCCCCTTGCGCATTCCGGTATTTTTCAATTGGAAGGACACAGTAACACCGGTATGGGTCTGAGCCACTTCCAGATCCGTATACAAAAACGATGTGTAAGACAATCCGTGTCCAAACGGGAATTGAGGTGCCAGTTCTTTCCGGTCATAATATCGATAACCCACGAACAGGCCTTCGCGATAATACAGCTTGCCGTTCTCCCCGCGAATTCGCATATGTGAAGGGTTGTCCGACAGTTTGACGGGAAATGTCTCAGACAGCTTGCCCGATGGATTCGTCTGTCCGAATAATACATCTGCAATCACTTTACCCATACCTTGACCGGACAACCAAGAATGAATCACACCAGGTACATGCTGTACCCATGGACGCATCGCCAGTGCGGAACCGCTGCTCGTCACGACAATGCACTTAGGCTGAACCGCGGCTACCGCGAGAATCAATTTCACTTGATGCTCCGGAAGGTCAATGCCTTGCAAATCATGCATCTCCGATTCCGCATATTCCGGTTGGCCCACAAACAGTACAGCAACATCGGAATTCATGGCTAATGACACGCTTTCCTTAATTAGCTCATCATTGATGGAGTCATCCTCCGGGTACCCTTCTGCATAATTCATTGTAATGGCATCGCCAGCTAGATTCTTTATCTCGTCCCATGGAATATCGACTCTTGTAGGCGTTACCTTCGCACTGCCCGCTCCCTGAATTCTCGGTTTTTTGGCAAACCGTCCGATCACGGCAATCGACGAAATGGACTCCTGCCCTAGTGGGAGAATCGCGTTCTCATTTTTCAGAAGCACAATACTCTCGGCCGCCGCTTTACGTGCGAGTGCATGATAGTCCGAATCTGGAGAAGAATTCATATCTTTCTTGCCCGTTACCCGCTCAACCAGCTTCAAAATACGACCCACGCTTTGATCCAACTGTTCTTCGGATAGGCTTCCGTTCTGAACCGCTTCAATGATCGCTTTGGCATTGTAATGGGCGGGACCCGGCATCTCCAGATCAAGCCCGGCCTTCAGTCCGCGTATACGATCATTAACAGCTGTCCAGTCGGATAGGACAACACCTTCATAACCCCACTCTTCTCTCAAAATGTCATGCAGCAAATGTTCGTTCTCGCTCGTATATGTTCCATTCAATAAATTATAGGAACACATGACCGTCCAAGGGTCGGATTTCTTAATAATTCGTTCAAAGGCACTCAGGTAAATTTCGCGAAGCGTCCGCTCGTCGATTTCCGAACTGGTCACCATTTTCTCGAACTCCTGGTTGTTGCCCGCAAAGTGTTTGACAGAAGCGCCCACTCCTTCGCTTTGAATCCCGTTTATAAACGCCGCTCCAAGTTCCCCCGTCAAGTATGGGTCTTCCGAGTAGTATTCGAAGTTTCTTCCACCAAGCGGCGTTCTTTTCATATTTACACCAGGTCCAAGCAGCAGCTCAACGTCCATGGTTTTCGATTCACGTCCCAGTGCCACACCGACTTCATACAACAATTCCGTATTCCACGAAGAACCGATGGCTGAACCCGTAGGGTAACAGGTTGCGGGTACATTTTCCGTTGTAATCCCCATTTCTTCATCGCTGTTTGTTTTACGGATGCCGTTTGTCCCATCGTACATATGAACTGGCGGAATGTTTAACCGCTCGATTCCTTTTGTCATCCACATATTCAATCCTGCGGAGAGTGAAGCTTTCTCGGCCAGAGTCAATTCCGACAACAATTCATTGATTGATTTATCCATAGTACTCACCCTTCTAATATCAATTTTGTTCCTGTTCTTTCTTCAGTTCCTGTGCATCATACAGTTTGAAAAACGGAAACCAGACAATAAATACAATCACCAGGACGACCGCCAGCAAGATAAGCCCATTGAGTCCGGACATAATGTAGGTGGACAGGCCGATCGGCGTGTACCATAGCTGGAAGATCTGGCTCGGAATCCGCACCCAACCCCAGTCGAGAGCCAAGTACACAATCACCGGCGTGATAAGTGAGTTAATCCACATCGGCACCATGAGTAATGGATTAAAGGCAATCGGTGCTCCGTACACGACGGGTTCATTGATGTTGAACAAGGATGGGATAATAGTCGCCTTGCCGACAGATTTCAGTTTTTTCGAACGTGCCATCAGGAACCAAACAACTAACGGCAAGGTCGCTCCCATTCCTCCAATACCCAGCCATCCGGAGAAAAAGGTTTCAAACGTGTTGATATTGACGGGATCTTGTCCCGCTGCCACAAGAGCTGCATTTTCTTCGATTGCAGGTATCCAGATCGCGTACCAGATCGGTGTCATGACCCACGGGCTTACGCCGAAAGAATACAGTACAACGCCAATGAAATTGAACAATAAAAATCCGGTTAAACTTTGGCCTACAGCATTGATCGGCTCAAATACGTTCACGATCAGTCCAAAAATATCAAAATGAAGCTGATATACAAGCACCCATCCTGTTGCTAATACCAGGGCGATCGGGACGAGAAAATCGAACCAGTCCATAATGAATTCGGGAAGTGAAGACCCCTTTTTGAAGAACGAAAATTTGTTGCACATGATCATTACAAGAGCGACAAATACACCTACCAGGAGAGCTGTAATCATACCCGAGGGTCCAAATCGTTCAAGGATGAACTGAATGGTACCATCTTCGTTTACCGTCGGGTTAAGCAGCATAACGAACAGAGATATCCCCGTCATTCCCGCCAGCAACTTGATTTTATGTCGTTCTCTTTTTTCCATCACGACATAAGGCGTCAGAAAAGCAATAAACAACCCAAGCAAACCGAAACTGAATGTCGTGATAGGTGTCAGGTCCGGCATGCCCGGAATGAAATCCTGCAAAATCGAAATCAATGTAATAATCGAACCGATGAAAATCATCGGAATGGCGACCATGATGGCTTCTTGAATCGAAGAAACCCAAATATTGTTCGTAAACGCCTCCAATCTTGGCGCAAACGAATCTGTCATCCATTTCATGAAACGCTTCATCCAAAACTCCCCCTGTCTTCCTCTATGCTGCCACAACCATAGTATATCGATTTGTGTTAACGCTTTCTTGTTGGAACTTGCCGCATCATGGTTCGTTTTTTGCCCAATCCATCGCTATAGTTCTAGCTTGCCAGCCTGAACAAGAAATAAACAACAAAAAACATCCCTTCAAACTGAAAGGATGTCTTAAAAGCACTTTTTTTTTAATATTGTCTATCCAAAATGAGCAGCATTACCCCATGCGGTGGAAGCAAAATCTCTCTGCGCCAACTTTCATCTCTTACCATCTCTGTCCCCATCACGGGTCCACTCCTGCCGTTTAGATAGGCGATTTCTTCTTCCGTCAATGAATAGGGCGATCCCATGCGGGTCCACTCATCAAATACCGATCCATGCTCCCGATCCAGTTGATAACTGGTGCATTTATAAGGTCCCTCGAGATTGCTCAGGGTAAGTTCATAAGCTTTGCTGCCTTTTTCTTCAAAGACGTCATAGCGGGTTGAGCTGGATAATTCCGACCAATCTCCACTTGCAAACAGCCGGTCTACGTGAACATAGTGATAGAACAAAAATTGCATGCTTCCATCCCTTTTTCGGGTTCCGACATAACCGTCTCCCTTGACCATTAGCTCATCCCCAAGCTTTTGCATAAGCTCAAATGCATAATAGCTGGGTTTCTTCAGCCCATCGCGGTTAATCAGGCCAAAACCTCCGTAGAAAGGAGAAGCGGGAACGATACTTTCTTCGAATACATCGGTAAAGGACCAGAATGCCATCGCTTTCACGTCACCGAGCGTGTTCATGGTGTGGTAAATCACAAACGGAGCCATGAACATAGTATCGTGAAGCAAGTTCCGGTCATACAGCGAAAAGTTCCACTCGGTGACATGAAGTTCAACATGACCGTACGATGACGTATTCATTTTTTGCCGCATAAGCTCAATACTCTCTTTATAAAAAGCAGGGGGCATGATTTGGGTTAAACGATCCTCTTCAACTTTTAGCTTGGGATACTCCGAATAGATGTGAAACGAGAAAAAGTCGAGAGCCACTTCCCGCTTGCGGCAATAGGACAAAAATTCCTCAGCCCAGGTATCGTTCCAGAGAGAACCGTAACCCATAGCTGGCCCCCCCACCTTCAGTTCCGGCAAAATCGATTTGATGGCATGAACGGTCGATTCGTAAAACGCAAAGTATTCTTCCTTGCTTCCTGCCCAACAAACACCCGCCAGGTCAGGCTCGTTCCATACTTCGAAATACCACTGCCTCACTTCTTCCGCTCCATAACGATTCAAACAATGGCGAACAAATTCACCAACAAGCGCCTGCCACTTGGCAGGGTCGGATGGCGGGCTAATATTCCCCCTCCACCAAAACAGCGTTTCTTTGGATCTCGCCAACTGGCTCGGCATAAAGCTTAATTCCACAAATGGCCGAACGCCCTGATCCAGCAGGAAATCATACAAATTGTCCACATAAGACCAGTTATAGAGGGGGATGCCCTGCTCGTTCTCGCTGTACACCATCATCTCGTCATTAAAGATGCCGTGAAATCGAATATATTGAAAAGGTACTTTTCCTTTCAGCGCGGAGAGCTGCTTACGCCAATCTTCACGCAAACCTTCAATGGCTCTACCTGCCGTCATGGTCATATTCCAGTGCTTTTCATAGACAGACGACGTCTGATCCGCACGAATCTCAATATAAGTTTGGTCTGACAGATGTACAGACGGTACAGGAAGCGTGTCCTGATCGGCGTCAACCTTCACATCCAGATATCGATACAGTAAACCAATCGCATTCAACGTTTCCATCTCGTAATAATCTCCGCTTGAAGACTCCTCATACGTTTTGGGTTTGCGGTTCACATTCAACTGATGGAGTTCCGGTGTACGAGAAGCTTCCCGATAGGAACCGGGCGTACAGCCGTACTTTTCCTTGAAGTATTTGTTAAACAGCTTCACATTGGCAAATCCGCAATCCAGCGCGATCTCCGAAATATTTTTATCGTTTGCTGCTAGCTGAGCCTGAGCCTTTTCCAAGCGAATGAGCGTCAAATACTTTTGAAAAGGTATCCCGATTTTGTCGGTGAAGAAATGGGAGAAATAATGCAAACTTAAATGTTCGGAATGCGCCATATCCTGCAGTGTAATCTTCTCATTGTAGTGTAAATCAATATATGTGAGGACCCTGTTCAGTCTTTTATAATCATAATCCCTGCTACCGTCTTCCAATGCGGAATTCGTTCCACTGGAAAAATACCTCTGCAGGCATCCGCATAACATCTGTAATCTGCCCATTGTGAAATTTTGATAACCCGGCGTTTTTTTGTTGATCTCCCATACCATTTGCGCAAGATATTGTTTAATACTTTGCAGGCGAGGAGCTTTTTGTTCCACGTTCATAGCAGAGTTACAGGAGATAAACGCATTATTGTTCATTAACTCGGGACCGAACTGCAATGTTAATAACACATTGTCCTGATTGGTTCGTTCGATCTTGTGGACGGACATACTGTTAACCACAATCACATCATCTTCATGCAGTGTATATTGCTGCTGGTCCAGATACATGATGATTGAACCGTGGAGAACATATACAACTTCCACTTCCTTGTGCCAATGAAAATCAATATGTTTTACGGAGTTCACGAAGAGTTTCATAGGCAGATCGTCCTGATGTTGAATAAACTCATATAGATAGCGAATTGTCTGCACCTTCCTTCATACCGATTATTATAGGCACAGCATTTTGAAGATATCAACAAACTACACATTAAGAACAAAAAAGCCGATCAATTAAGGTTCAATTGATCGGCTCTTCTCTATATAAATGTTCAAACTACCTATTCAACTAGATGCCCTGTTATCTTACCAACCGCGGTTGGACATGCGCTCTTCTGGAGCCAATTTAGAAATTTCGATCCCTTTCATAGGGGCGCCCAAGTTTTTGGATACTTCGGCAATCAGTTTGTAATCCGTGTAATGTGTTGTAGCTTCAACGATTGCACGAGCGAATTTCTCAGGGCTATCGGATTTGAAGATACCTGATCCTACAAACACACCGTCTGCTCCCAGGTGCATCATTAATGCTGCGTCCGCCGGAGTAGCTACACCGCCTGCTGCAAAGTTAACGACAGGAAGTTTTCCATTTTCATGAACTTCGCGCAGCAACTCATAAGCTACACCTAGATTTTTGGCTTCAGCGTACAGCTCGTCTTTGGACATGTTTTGCACTTTACGGAGCTGGCTGTTAATCAGCCGCATATGACGAACTGCCTCAACAATGTTGCCCGTTCCAGGCTCACCTTTTGTACGAATCATCGATGCACCCTCACCAATACGGCGAAGAGCTTCTCCCAAATCTTTGGCTCCACATACAAATGGTACAGTAAACTCATGTTTATCGATATGGAACACTTCGTCTGCAGGTGTAAGAACTTCACTTTCATCGAGATAGTCCACACCTAGGGATTCAAGCACTTTGGCTTCTATGTAATGACCGATACGTGCTTTGGCCATAACTGGGATAGATACAACCTTCATAACCTCTTCAACGATGGTTGGATCTGCCATACGAGCTACACCGCCGGCTGCGCGAATATCGGAAGGTACCCGTTCAAGAGCCATGACAGCTGTTGCCCCTGCCGCCTCAGCAATTTTAGCTTGCTCTGCATTCATAACGTCCATGATGACGCCACCTTTTTGCATCTCAGCCATTCCTCTTTTTACACGATCTGTACCTGTTTGCATGATTGTAGTCCTCCTAAGTAACTTTTGGGTGGTTTTCAATAAAGGCATCGCTCTAATCTATGATTTAGTATAGAATGAGAATGGTCATATAAAAAGATCCAATATTTTTGGTTTTTATTGTACCACTTCAATGATAACTCTGGAGGTCCTATGCAATTTCATGTAGCTTACAGTTCATATTTGAACCGAAAATATACGAAGATGAAGGCTCTCTATCATGCCATTCGTGATGCAATTCATGAAGGTAATCTTATACATGGCGAGAAGTTACCCTCTACTCGAGAGTTAGCTGCGACGTATCACATTTCCAGAGGAACCGTGAATCAGGTCTATGATACGTTGACTGCTCAAGGTTACATTCATTCAGAGCATGGAAGAGGAACCTTTGTTGCTTATCAGTTGGACTTAAGCAATGATGCGTCCACCGTCAAAGCTTGTACGCATCACTTATCCGCCTGGGGAAATCGTATTCAGCAGTTTGAACAGCAGACGACTCAAAGAAATGCACCAGCCAATGCTCATACACATGATTCCAGAATGTATAGCGACGAAGTGATCGACTTTAGCAAATATCAACCTGACTTCTCCAAGTTTCCTTACGATGAATGGAATAATCGATTGTATGCAGAGATAAGGCAGCGTGAGCATCACCTGAAAACAACCTCTGCCATGGTTAGTTCAACCGGGGATCCAAAATTGAGAGAAGCCATTGCTGCCTATCTTCGGAGGATTCGGGGCATTCAAGTCGATCCGGATCATATTGCAGTAACTGCAGGCTCCATGCAAGCTATAGCTCTACTCACTCAATTACTTGCAGATCCTGGGGATTATGTAGTGACAGAAAGTCCCTGTTATGTCGGGATTTCTAAAGCCATATTGGCTGCGGGTGCAAAGTTGATTGAAGCCAATCTCGATGGTCAGGGAGTTGTGCCCCAGGACTGGGAAGCACGTATGTTGTTTGTCACGCCGTCACGACAATTTCCTACTGGTGAAATGCTCAGTCTGGAACGCAGACAAACCTTGCTGGACTGGGCACAGCGAAATGATGCCATGATTGTTGAGGATGATTATGATAGTGAATTCCGATATCGAGGAATGCATGTTGAACCACTGAAAACACTCGATAAAGCAGGACGCGTAATCTACCTGGGTAGCTTTACAAAAACCTTGCCTTTAGAAGTACGACTTGGTTATGTGGTTCTTCCCTCTACGTTGGCTGACACCTTTAGAAAGGCACAGGCATTATACGAGCCAAGACCCGTCAACCTGATCGAACAACGGGCATTAGCTGCATTCATGACAAGCGGTCAATATGAGCGTCATCTGCGCAGAATGAATCGATTATACAGTCGCAAATTCCATCTGTTACTCAAACTTTTGAACAAACACCTCTCTACATGGTTTGATTGGGTGGAGAATGAAGCGGGTCTACACGTGTTTGGTTGGTGGCGAGGTAATGTGACCACTTATGAGGCCTTTCGGGAATCAGCTAGGTCACAAGGTGTGGTATACTCAGAAGTCAGCAGTTCAACGTCTGTTGGTACGAAGTATGGTATCTATTTGTCTTTTGCACATTTGTCAGATGAACAATTACAGGAAGGCGTATCCAGATTAAAAAATGCCGTTACAACTGCATTGTGAGGTAAATCGTCTCCAAAGTGAGTACAAGAAGATCATCATTCGGAAGAGGGGCGATCGTTATGAATTGGTTAAATGAACTTTATAAAATAAAAAAGCAGGAACCGGACAAGGAAATCGAACGTTCTTTGGTTAACGCCATCTTCCGAATTTATGACCGGTTCCCCCGAATCGGCCTTAGAGAACGGATCGGACAGCAAGAAATGTCTCTCGATATCGCCGATGCTTATATCCATGGACATAACGCCATGATTGAAGCTGGTGTCGGAATCGGTAAGTCTTTTGCGTACCTGATTCCAAGTCTGCTCACGAATCAAATGTCTCAGAAACCAGTCATTATAGCTACATCCTCCATTCAGCTTTCGGAAC
The nucleotide sequence above comes from Paenibacillus sp. W2I17. Encoded proteins:
- a CDS encoding PLP-dependent aminotransferase family protein, translated to MQFHVAYSSYLNRKYTKMKALYHAIRDAIHEGNLIHGEKLPSTRELAATYHISRGTVNQVYDTLTAQGYIHSEHGRGTFVAYQLDLSNDASTVKACTHHLSAWGNRIQQFEQQTTQRNAPANAHTHDSRMYSDEVIDFSKYQPDFSKFPYDEWNNRLYAEIRQREHHLKTTSAMVSSTGDPKLREAIAAYLRRIRGIQVDPDHIAVTAGSMQAIALLTQLLADPGDYVVTESPCYVGISKAILAAGAKLIEANLDGQGVVPQDWEARMLFVTPSRQFPTGEMLSLERRQTLLDWAQRNDAMIVEDDYDSEFRYRGMHVEPLKTLDKAGRVIYLGSFTKTLPLEVRLGYVVLPSTLADTFRKAQALYEPRPVNLIEQRALAAFMTSGQYERHLRRMNRLYSRKFHLLLKLLNKHLSTWFDWVENEAGLHVFGWWRGNVTTYEAFRESARSQGVVYSEVSSSTSVGTKYGIYLSFAHLSDEQLQEGVSRLKNAVTTAL